A window of the Streptomyces sp. Ag109_O5-10 genome harbors these coding sequences:
- a CDS encoding GNAT family N-acetyltransferase: protein MSTPSDGPLPIRRLTPRDLSACADLSEDRGWPREEHKWRLLLTAGKGYGIDDPGGGLVAACVITEYGPGERPHLGAVGMVLVAERHSRQGIGRRLMRHIVSVRGTTPLTLYATPYGRPLYEELGFKVTGRSEMLYGRFTPDGREPRVVTRAATAEDLGSILRLDEEVFGADRTLLITRLPAFSDLLRVAVDDGRIVGYAAAWPNMDTHVVGPLIARDTETAKSLITSLAARTDRPLRTDIDVRHEGLLAWAKTRGLVSVAENSVMTYGITELPGDWTRRFAPLTVAAG from the coding sequence GTGTCAACTCCTTCCGACGGTCCCCTGCCCATCCGCCGACTGACGCCACGCGATCTGAGCGCCTGCGCCGACTTGTCCGAGGATCGGGGGTGGCCCCGTGAGGAACACAAGTGGCGCTTGCTCCTCACAGCCGGGAAGGGATACGGCATCGACGACCCCGGCGGAGGCCTCGTCGCCGCCTGTGTCATCACGGAGTACGGTCCGGGGGAACGCCCGCATCTCGGCGCGGTCGGCATGGTCCTGGTCGCCGAACGGCATTCCCGCCAGGGCATCGGGCGCCGTCTGATGCGACACATCGTCTCCGTGAGGGGAACGACTCCGCTGACCCTGTACGCGACGCCTTACGGGCGGCCGCTCTATGAGGAGTTGGGATTCAAGGTCACGGGCCGTTCGGAGATGCTCTACGGACGTTTCACCCCGGATGGGCGCGAGCCGCGGGTGGTGACCCGGGCGGCCACCGCCGAGGACCTCGGTTCCATCCTCCGGCTGGACGAGGAGGTGTTCGGTGCCGACCGCACCCTGCTCATCACTCGGCTGCCCGCCTTCTCGGACCTGCTGCGGGTCGCCGTGGACGACGGACGGATCGTCGGATACGCGGCCGCCTGGCCCAACATGGACACACATGTCGTCGGACCGCTGATCGCGCGGGACACGGAGACGGCGAAGTCCCTGATCACCTCGCTCGCCGCCCGTACCGACCGCCCGCTCCGCACCGACATCGACGTCCGGCACGAGGGACTGCTGGCCTGGGCGAAGACCCGTGGGCTGGTCTCCGTCGCCGAGAACTCGGTGATGACCTACGGGATCACGGAGTTGCCGGGGGACTGGACACGGCGGTTCGCGCCGCTGACGGTCGCGGCGGGCTGA
- a CDS encoding HAD family phosphatase, with protein sequence MARLHLFDLDGTLLHGTSAPVEISRQLGLEAETIELDRAISAGRIDPPEYAARVYTLWAELTEAQVTAAFDGAPWLARIRDVWAEIRGSGDYCAVVSLSPSFFVERLLDWGAHAAFGSRFPAVPFAEPVDPTGVLTAAAKVTIADRLCEQFGVGRADCVAYGDSISDRDLFGVVPVSVAVNADGHLAGLATYSYTGRDLWDAYELTWGAR encoded by the coding sequence ATGGCGAGACTTCACCTCTTCGATCTCGACGGCACGTTGCTGCACGGCACCTCCGCACCCGTCGAGATATCCCGTCAGCTCGGCCTGGAAGCAGAGACCATCGAGCTTGACCGGGCGATTTCGGCAGGGCGGATCGATCCGCCGGAGTACGCGGCGCGGGTGTACACCCTCTGGGCCGAGCTGACCGAAGCCCAGGTGACGGCTGCATTCGACGGGGCGCCGTGGCTGGCCCGTATCCGGGACGTCTGGGCCGAGATCAGGGGATCGGGGGACTACTGTGCGGTGGTCTCGCTCTCGCCCTCGTTCTTCGTGGAACGTCTGCTGGACTGGGGAGCCCACGCGGCCTTCGGATCCCGCTTCCCGGCGGTGCCGTTCGCCGAGCCGGTGGACCCGACGGGGGTCCTCACCGCCGCGGCCAAGGTGACGATCGCCGACCGCCTGTGCGAGCAGTTCGGGGTCGGTCGGGCGGACTGCGTGGCCTACGGCGACTCGATCTCGGACCGGGACTTGTTCGGCGTGGTCCCGGTGTCCGTGGCGGTCAATGCGGACGGACATCTCGCCGGTCTGGCGACGTACTCCTACACGGGACGGGATTTGTGGGATGCCTATGAATTGACGTGGGGCGCCCGGTAA
- a CDS encoding heme-binding protein has product MSTTTVAPLTIQDAEFLVTQARRAAEAAGVTVSVTVLDAGGHLLAFRRDDRAVLISGETSTRKAYTALQLNTPTADLVDAVQPGGLFHTLPTALDRPLLFIAGGVPVRRDGRLIGAIGVGGGAPDQDHGFASAAVAALA; this is encoded by the coding sequence ATGAGCACCACCACCGTCGCCCCGCTCACCATCCAGGACGCCGAGTTCCTGGTCACCCAGGCGCGCCGTGCCGCCGAGGCCGCCGGGGTCACCGTCAGCGTCACCGTCCTGGACGCCGGGGGCCATCTGCTGGCCTTCCGCCGGGACGACCGTGCCGTGCTGATCTCCGGCGAGACCAGCACCCGCAAGGCGTACACGGCACTCCAGCTGAACACACCCACCGCCGATCTCGTCGACGCCGTGCAGCCGGGCGGTCTCTTCCACACCCTGCCCACGGCGCTCGACAGGCCGCTGCTGTTCATCGCGGGCGGGGTTCCCGTCCGGCGTGACGGCCGGCTCATCGGGGCGATCGGGGTCGGCGGCGGTGCGCCCGACCAGGACCACGGCTTCGCCTCCGCCGCCGTGGCTGCACTCGCCTGA